In the Gossypium arboreum isolate Shixiya-1 chromosome 10, ASM2569848v2, whole genome shotgun sequence genome, one interval contains:
- the LOC108465406 gene encoding non-specific lipid-transfer protein: protein MASSMSLKLACVVVLCMVVGAPLAQGAVTCGQVTSSLAPCISYLRGTGAGAIPPGCCSGIKSLNSAAQTTPDRQAACKCIKSAATGIRGINFGLASGLPGKCGVNIPYKISPSTDCNSVK, encoded by the exons ATGGCTAGCTCAATGTCCCTTAAGCTTGCATGTGTGGTGGTGTTGTGCATGGTGGTGGGTGCACCCCTGGCTCAAGGGGCCGTAACCTGTGGTCAAGTCACAAGCTCCCTCGCACCCTGCATTAGTTACTTGAGAGGGACTGGTGCTGGTGCTATTCCCCCAGGTTGCTGCAGCGGCATCAAATCTCTCAACTCCGCCGCCCAAACAACACCAGACCGGCAAGCAGCTTGCAAATGCATCAAAAGTGCGGCCACCGGCATTCGTGGCATCAACTTTGGCCTTGCAAGCGGACTACCAGGCAAGTGCGGTGTCAACATCCCTTACAAGATCAGCCCTAGCACTGACTGCAACAG CGTCAAGTGA